In Saccharothrix violaceirubra, the following are encoded in one genomic region:
- a CDS encoding (Fe-S)-binding protein codes for MGALQLSLGAVGVAVSVFAWGLFVAGVVRMIKIIRLGQPDATRNGPFVPRLRTLIVEFAAHTRMAKFRKVAPWHWLVMWGFLIGSAVLFEAYGEVFSPGFHWPVIGTWSLWSLLVELLGIGTVAGGVALAVIRQLNHPRRADRLSRFAGSDFKAAYFVEAVVIIEGLGILGVKAFKQASGLEDPPLWSSFVTAPLGEVLPASPDWVSVMAVVKLLSGMIWLIVVSKNLTMGVAWHRFSAFFNIYFKREDDGGVALGALRPMMSGGKVLDLEEADPDTDTFGVGKVEDFTWKGWLDFSTCTECGRCQSQCPAWNTGKPLSPKLVITQLRDHAFAKAPYLLAGGKRDMAGDEVGLVEDKYEDYKKRLESIDVLALAESERPLIGGADELGVIDPDVLWSCTTCGACVEQCPVDIEHVDHIVDMRRYQVLIESNFPSELGGMFKNLENKGNPWGQNAKDRLAWTDELDFEVPVFDGELGDAEYLFWVGCAGAFEDRAKKTTRAVAELLHTAGVSYVVLGPEETCTGDPARRAGNEFLFQMLAQQNVEVLNTVFEGREPGRRKIVVTCAHCFNTLANEYPQVGGTYEVVHHTQLLNRLVRERRLVPVAEIAEDVTYHDPCYLGRHNKVYEAPRELVGAAGANLREMPRHGDRSMCCGAGGARMWMEERIGKRINVDRVDEALGTAPSKIATGCPFCRVMLTDGVTARQNEKAAASHVEVVDVAQLLLTAVRRGQAR; via the coding sequence ATGGGAGCCCTTCAGCTCAGCCTCGGCGCCGTAGGCGTCGCCGTCAGCGTTTTCGCGTGGGGGCTGTTCGTCGCCGGAGTGGTCCGGATGATCAAGATCATCAGGCTGGGCCAACCGGACGCGACGCGCAACGGACCGTTCGTGCCGCGACTGCGCACGTTGATCGTGGAGTTCGCCGCGCACACCCGCATGGCGAAGTTCCGCAAGGTCGCGCCCTGGCACTGGCTGGTGATGTGGGGCTTCCTCATCGGCTCGGCCGTGTTGTTCGAGGCGTACGGCGAAGTGTTCTCGCCGGGCTTCCACTGGCCGGTGATCGGCACGTGGTCGCTGTGGTCGCTGCTGGTCGAACTGCTCGGCATCGGCACCGTGGCCGGTGGCGTGGCGCTCGCCGTGATCCGGCAGCTCAACCACCCGCGCCGGGCCGACCGGCTGTCCCGGTTCGCCGGTTCGGACTTCAAGGCCGCGTACTTCGTCGAAGCCGTCGTGATCATCGAGGGCCTCGGCATCCTCGGGGTGAAGGCGTTCAAGCAGGCGTCCGGCCTGGAGGACCCGCCGCTGTGGTCGTCCTTCGTCACGGCGCCGCTGGGCGAAGTCCTGCCCGCCTCGCCGGACTGGGTCTCGGTCATGGCGGTCGTCAAGCTGCTCTCGGGCATGATCTGGCTGATCGTGGTCTCGAAGAACCTGACCATGGGCGTGGCGTGGCACCGGTTCAGCGCGTTCTTCAACATCTACTTCAAGCGCGAGGACGACGGCGGCGTGGCGTTGGGCGCGCTGCGGCCGATGATGAGCGGCGGCAAGGTGCTCGACCTCGAAGAGGCCGACCCGGACACGGACACGTTCGGCGTCGGCAAGGTCGAGGACTTCACGTGGAAGGGTTGGCTGGACTTCAGCACGTGCACCGAGTGCGGGCGCTGCCAGTCGCAGTGCCCCGCGTGGAACACGGGCAAGCCGCTGTCGCCGAAGCTCGTGATCACCCAGCTGCGCGACCACGCGTTCGCCAAGGCGCCCTACCTGCTCGCGGGCGGCAAGCGCGACATGGCGGGCGACGAGGTCGGCCTGGTCGAGGACAAGTACGAGGACTACAAGAAGCGCCTGGAGTCCATCGACGTGCTGGCGCTGGCCGAGTCCGAACGGCCGCTGATCGGCGGCGCCGACGAACTCGGCGTGATCGACCCGGACGTGCTGTGGTCGTGCACGACCTGCGGCGCCTGCGTCGAGCAGTGCCCGGTGGACATCGAGCACGTGGACCACATCGTCGACATGCGGCGCTACCAGGTGCTGATCGAGTCGAACTTCCCGTCGGAACTCGGCGGCATGTTCAAGAACCTGGAGAACAAGGGCAACCCCTGGGGCCAGAACGCCAAGGACCGCCTCGCGTGGACCGACGAGCTGGACTTCGAGGTGCCGGTGTTCGACGGCGAACTCGGCGACGCCGAGTACCTGTTCTGGGTCGGCTGCGCGGGCGCGTTCGAGGACCGGGCGAAGAAGACGACCCGGGCCGTGGCCGAACTCCTGCACACCGCCGGGGTCTCCTACGTGGTGCTCGGGCCGGAGGAGACGTGCACCGGCGACCCGGCACGGCGCGCGGGCAACGAGTTCCTGTTCCAGATGCTGGCGCAGCAGAACGTCGAGGTGCTCAACACGGTCTTCGAGGGCCGCGAGCCCGGTCGGCGCAAGATCGTCGTGACGTGCGCGCACTGCTTCAACACGCTGGCCAACGAGTACCCGCAGGTCGGCGGCACGTACGAGGTCGTGCACCACACCCAGCTGCTCAACCGCCTGGTCCGCGAACGCCGCCTCGTGCCGGTCGCCGAGATCGCCGAGGACGTGACCTACCACGACCCGTGCTACCTCGGTCGGCACAACAAGGTCTACGAGGCGCCGCGTGAACTGGTCGGCGCGGCGGGCGCGAACCTGCGCGAGATGCCCCGGCACGGCGACCGGTCGATGTGCTGCGGCGCGGGCGGTGCGCGCATGTGGATGGAAGAGCGGATCGGCAAGCGCATCAACGTCGACCGCGTGGACGAGGCGCTGGGCACGGCGCCGTCCAAGATCGCCACCGGCTGCCCGTTCTGCCGGGTCATGCTGACCGACGGCGTGACCGCGCGGCAGAACGAGAAGGCGGCGGCGTCCCACGTCGAGGTCGTGGACGTGGCGCAACTGCTGCTGACCGCGGTGCGCCGCGGCCAGGCCCGCTAG